The following are encoded in a window of Candidatus Dojkabacteria bacterium genomic DNA:
- a CDS encoding RNA polymerase sigma factor: MNESKLVQTAQNGDSTAMQALYEESVSCIYRFVYSFSLGKEVTDDIVAESFTKAFEKLKQFRGKSSFKTWVYKIARNEVYTYFNKKRGTIPMDEEKIEQVADRIGNDILQSHENDRHTNNDNKNERLVRKILNQLPARQAEVLRLRFILGYTVKECALELKISEGNVKVIQNRALGKANKLVNKENG, translated from the coding sequence GTGAACGAATCAAAGTTGGTACAAACAGCACAAAACGGAGATAGCACCGCAATGCAGGCCTTATACGAAGAAAGCGTTAGTTGTATATACCGCTTTGTATACTCGTTCTCATTAGGAAAAGAAGTTACCGATGATATTGTCGCAGAAAGCTTTACAAAAGCGTTTGAAAAACTTAAACAATTTAGGGGAAAAAGCTCTTTTAAAACATGGGTGTATAAAATTGCAAGAAATGAAGTATACACATATTTCAACAAAAAAAGAGGGACCATTCCGATGGATGAAGAAAAAATAGAGCAAGTGGCTGATCGCATTGGTAATGATATTTTGCAGAGTCATGAAAATGATCGACATACCAATAATGACAATAAGAACGAGCGACTTGTAAGGAAAATACTAAATCAGTTGCCTGCCAGGCAGGCAGAAGTTCTAAGATTGCGGTTTATTTTGGGGTATACCGTAAAAGAGTGTGCACTGGAGTTAAAAATTTCCGAAGGCAATGTAAAGGTGATTCAGAATAGGGCATTGGGAAAAGCTAATAAGTTGGTGAATAAAGAAAATGGATAA
- the rsmH gene encoding 16S rRNA (cytosine(1402)-N(4))-methyltransferase RsmH, whose amino-acid sequence MNKAPVHKPVLLEKVIEYLNIVPEGNYVDATLGDGGHSTEILKALGSGKLVSLDHDTESIEFVKTNNPLAKLDNWIIEKANFKSMKKILNKHNIESINGVLFDLGLSSRQLAQKNRGFSFYGSSKLDMRMDKDLLVNAFDLLHALSESELTKLFTVYGQERYSKSIAREIIKARKAEELTTTHELVKAIYKGVPENYDRGRKHPARRVFQALRIAVNDEINNLKAALPEAFSLLSHKGRLVILAYHSLEAGVVESFINENFDSLSLLTPVPLTPEEEEVLENKRSRSAKLFVIEKST is encoded by the coding sequence ATGAATAAGGCACCAGTACATAAACCGGTACTTTTAGAGAAAGTTATTGAGTACCTTAATATTGTTCCTGAAGGGAACTACGTTGATGCAACATTAGGTGATGGCGGACATAGCACTGAAATCCTTAAGGCACTAGGCTCAGGTAAGCTTGTAAGCCTAGATCACGATACCGAAAGTATAGAGTTCGTAAAAACAAATAACCCATTAGCCAAACTTGACAACTGGATAATTGAAAAGGCCAACTTTAAATCCATGAAAAAGATTTTAAATAAACACAACATTGAATCTATAAACGGAGTCTTATTTGATCTTGGACTTAGTAGTAGACAGCTCGCCCAGAAAAATCGTGGCTTTAGCTTTTACGGAAGCAGCAAGCTCGATATGCGAATGGATAAAGACCTATTAGTAAACGCCTTTGATCTTTTACATGCTCTATCAGAGTCCGAACTAACCAAACTCTTTACAGTATACGGACAAGAACGTTATAGCAAATCAATTGCCAGAGAAATAATAAAAGCCAGAAAAGCAGAAGAGCTTACAACCACGCACGAGCTTGTAAAGGCAATCTACAAGGGAGTGCCGGAAAACTACGACAGAGGAAGAAAACACCCGGCAAGACGGGTTTTTCAGGCATTAAGAATTGCCGTCAACGACGAAATTAACAACCTAAAAGCAGCGCTTCCGGAGGCATTTTCCTTACTTTCTCACAAGGGACGACTAGTCATTCTTGCATACCACTCACTCGAAGCCGGTGTTGTTGAAAGTTTCATTAATGAAAACTTCGACAGCCTTTCGCTTCTTACCCCAGTCCCTCTTACCCCAGAAGAAGAAGAAGTATTGGAAAATAAACGCTCTAGAAGCGCCAAGCTTTTTGTAATAGAAAAATCTACATAA
- the eno gene encoding phosphopyruvate hydratase encodes MAPVTIKDIIPRQIIDSRGNPTVEVDLILTDGSFHRASVPSGASTGTHEVVELRDTNDPKRYHGKGVLQACVNAEVLIGPQIMGLDPRLQKQIDESIRASDGTENFSNIGANAALAVSIAVLKAGAYLENVPLYRYIMKILKDEYGLAYPPNLIFPTPMFNVFNGGAHADNNIAIQEFMIIPSGIPDIREKIRAGAEIFQTLLKLLSNQKIDTDVGNEGGFAPDLPSDVEAMELLIKAIETSGYTPGDQVNIGLDVAISQYYDVERKWYKLPHQLVNGKVTNVEGTFQDVVAYYTMLLDKYPILILEDGFHEDDWEGFATLKPIMDVKNRYCMGDDLTVTNVDRIQKGIDTNAINSIIIKPNQIGTITGVFEAIKLCKDNDIKIATSHRSGETVDTTISHIAVGGQTTFIKAGAPSRSERAEKYNELLRMITPDMVIKR; translated from the coding sequence ATGGCACCGGTAACAATAAAAGATATAATTCCCAGGCAGATTATTGATTCCCGAGGTAATCCCACCGTCGAGGTTGACTTAATTTTAACCGACGGATCGTTTCATAGAGCATCGGTTCCTAGTGGTGCATCTACCGGGACTCACGAGGTTGTAGAGCTTCGTGATACTAATGATCCCAAACGGTACCACGGTAAAGGTGTATTACAAGCATGTGTAAATGCCGAGGTCTTAATAGGTCCGCAAATTATGGGACTTGATCCAAGGCTTCAAAAACAAATCGATGAAAGCATCAGAGCTTCCGATGGAACCGAAAATTTTTCAAATATTGGAGCTAATGCAGCTTTGGCTGTGTCTATTGCAGTTTTAAAGGCAGGTGCATATTTAGAGAATGTACCCTTATATAGATACATAATGAAAATATTAAAAGATGAATATGGGCTGGCTTATCCTCCCAATCTGATATTTCCGACACCAATGTTCAATGTATTTAACGGAGGTGCCCATGCCGATAACAATATTGCAATACAAGAATTCATGATAATTCCATCCGGTATTCCTGACATAAGGGAAAAGATAAGAGCAGGTGCCGAAATTTTTCAAACGTTATTAAAGCTTCTTAGCAATCAAAAAATCGATACAGATGTAGGAAATGAAGGTGGTTTTGCTCCCGATCTTCCATCAGACGTTGAAGCAATGGAGCTCCTAATTAAAGCAATCGAAACATCGGGATACACTCCAGGTGATCAAGTAAATATTGGGCTTGATGTTGCTATATCACAATACTACGATGTCGAAAGAAAGTGGTATAAGTTGCCACATCAGCTTGTGAATGGAAAGGTGACAAATGTTGAAGGAACCTTTCAGGACGTTGTGGCCTATTACACAATGCTTTTAGATAAATACCCAATTCTTATTTTGGAGGATGGGTTTCACGAGGATGATTGGGAGGGCTTTGCAACTCTCAAACCAATTATGGATGTTAAAAATCGCTACTGTATGGGAGATGATCTTACTGTCACTAATGTTGACCGAATTCAGAAGGGTATTGATACAAACGCAATTAACTCGATAATTATTAAGCCAAATCAGATAGGCACGATAACCGGCGTATTCGAAGCTATAAAACTTTGCAAGGACAATGACATAAAAATTGCGACCTCACACAGATCCGGGGAAACTGTCGACACTACAATTTCACATATTGCAGTAGGAGGTCAGACCACATTTATAAAAGCCGGTGCACCTAGTCGGTCCGAACGTGCCGAGAAATATAACGAGCTTTTGCGCATGATTACACCGGATATGGTGATTAAGAGATAA
- a CDS encoding penicillin-binding protein 2, translating to MNVRRNSESDMLPRLIWVFLGFSIFIGLIVYQMYKWQIVFHERYRTAAENLTSAQETIVSQRGIIYSSDGTVLSIDEPVWFLYFSIGSSSYDKKTFIEQKDTVLKIISDTLGFSYEELSANIEKNPNYYPIKHFIDDSTKRAIEEQNLFGIHFEKEYRRIYPNGKLAANVLGFVKKNDYGEDEGQYGVTQFYWGALSGTKGYSLSERDILGNIILEADYDPIRPRDGKDIVLTIDSTVQRIVEDELKQGVVETGSKGGVAIVMDPKTGEIIAMASYPTYDPNKYWEVKDTGVYRNRAVSDAYEYGSVNKPLTISMALELGKIDENYICYDNYGYIEVYDYKLYTWNKRPDGALTPAGVLQKSNNVCAAQIGMLLTPEEYYNYLVKFGIGTKSGIGLGDEVSGLYPNHTEWTKLDVATASYGQMITATPIEIISAISAIANDGKRMQPYIVEKIVGPDETLIVEPRVVSTPISKETADSVSQMMSTVVTEGDARYYLNEFPEYKIAGKTGTAQIARIDAPGYQEGKTNVTFVGFAPYDNPQFIMLVKLEEPTTSTFSADTVVPVWANIFRAIKDEVVDL from the coding sequence ATGAATGTACGTCGTAATTCCGAGTCCGATATGCTCCCAAGATTAATCTGGGTATTCCTAGGTTTTTCCATATTTATCGGACTTATCGTCTATCAAATGTATAAATGGCAGATTGTTTTTCATGAACGATACAGAACGGCTGCGGAAAACCTTACTAGCGCACAAGAAACCATTGTTTCACAACGGGGAATAATCTACTCATCGGACGGCACAGTCCTTTCTATAGATGAACCTGTATGGTTTTTATATTTTTCGATAGGAAGTTCAAGTTATGACAAGAAAACATTTATAGAGCAAAAAGATACCGTTCTAAAAATTATTTCGGATACACTTGGATTTTCATATGAAGAACTTTCAGCAAATATTGAAAAAAATCCAAACTACTATCCGATAAAGCATTTTATCGACGACTCAACAAAACGAGCAATCGAAGAACAAAATCTTTTCGGAATTCATTTTGAAAAGGAGTATCGACGTATCTATCCAAACGGAAAACTTGCAGCAAACGTTCTTGGGTTTGTAAAAAAGAATGATTATGGTGAAGATGAGGGTCAATACGGCGTTACACAATTTTATTGGGGTGCACTTTCAGGCACAAAGGGTTATTCACTTTCGGAAAGGGATATCTTAGGAAATATTATTCTTGAGGCTGATTACGATCCTATCCGCCCACGTGACGGTAAAGATATTGTACTAACAATTGATTCAACGGTTCAACGAATTGTAGAAGACGAACTTAAGCAAGGAGTAGTCGAAACCGGATCAAAAGGCGGAGTCGCAATTGTAATGGATCCCAAAACAGGGGAAATTATTGCAATGGCAAGCTATCCAACCTATGATCCAAATAAATATTGGGAAGTAAAAGACACCGGAGTTTACAGAAATAGAGCTGTATCCGATGCTTATGAATACGGGTCAGTTAATAAACCACTTACGATCTCAATGGCGCTTGAGCTTGGAAAAATTGATGAGAACTATATCTGTTATGATAATTATGGATATATAGAAGTATACGACTATAAACTCTACACTTGGAATAAACGTCCCGATGGAGCCCTAACCCCTGCCGGTGTTCTCCAAAAGTCAAACAATGTGTGTGCCGCACAAATTGGAATGTTACTAACTCCTGAGGAATATTATAACTATCTTGTAAAATTCGGAATTGGAACAAAAAGCGGAATAGGCCTTGGTGATGAAGTCTCAGGACTCTATCCTAACCACACTGAATGGACAAAACTTGACGTTGCAACTGCTTCGTACGGACAAATGATTACTGCAACCCCAATCGAAATTATTTCAGCCATTTCGGCAATTGCAAATGACGGCAAGCGAATGCAGCCCTATATTGTTGAAAAAATAGTCGGACCGGATGAAACACTTATTGTTGAACCTAGAGTTGTTTCAACCCCTATATCAAAAGAAACGGCTGATTCTGTATCACAAATGATGTCAACTGTTGTTACGGAAGGCGATGCCAGATATTACCTTAACGAATTTCCCGAATACAAAATTGCCGGAAAAACAGGAACTGCCCAAATTGCAAGGATTGATGCCCCGGGATATCAAGAAGGAAAGACTAACGTAACTTTCGTGGGATTTGCCCCTTACGATAATCCGCAGTTTATTATGCTTGTAAAGCTTGAAGAGCCAACTACGAGTACTTTTTCGGCAGATACCGTTGTTCCTGTTTGGGCAAACATTTTTAGAGCCATTAAGGACGAAGTGGTGGATTTATAG
- a CDS encoding TIGR00266 family protein, translating into MKYEIKGGNLPYIVMKLSKGESVFSEKGGMAWMSPQIKMETNMRGGVMSAIGRAFSGESMFLATFTSEADDAEIAFTSEFPGQIIEFDLSGNSIITQKDAFMVAENTVELSVHLTKRFGMGLLGGEGFILQKLSGKGKAFIEVAGSVEERLLTEGEELLVDTGYIAAYEDSVTADIQMVKGFKNILFGGEGLFLATVKGPGKVWLQSMPIMELAKKIIPYVPRRG; encoded by the coding sequence ATGAAGTACGAAATAAAAGGTGGAAATCTCCCATACATTGTAATGAAACTCTCAAAAGGAGAATCCGTGTTTTCCGAAAAGGGCGGAATGGCCTGGATGAGTCCACAAATTAAAATGGAAACAAATATGCGAGGCGGTGTTATGAGTGCAATCGGTCGAGCATTTAGCGGAGAAAGTATGTTTTTGGCAACCTTCACGTCTGAAGCAGATGACGCAGAAATTGCCTTTACCTCGGAATTTCCAGGACAAATTATTGAATTTGATTTATCAGGTAACAGTATAATTACACAGAAAGATGCATTCATGGTTGCAGAAAATACAGTAGAACTATCCGTTCACTTAACAAAACGTTTTGGAATGGGACTTTTAGGCGGTGAAGGCTTTATCCTTCAAAAATTATCAGGCAAAGGCAAAGCTTTTATCGAAGTTGCAGGATCAGTTGAAGAACGTCTCTTAACAGAAGGAGAAGAACTACTAGTCGATACCGGATATATTGCCGCATATGAAGACAGTGTAACTGCAGACATTCAAATGGTTAAAGGATTTAAAAACATTTTGTTTGGTGGTGAAGGCTTGTTTTTGGCAACAGTAAAGGGTCCAGGCAAAGTATGGCTACAAAGCATGCCCATTATGGAACTTGCAAAAAAGATTATTCCTTATGTTCCAAGAAGAGGATAG
- a CDS encoding transposase has translation MPTWFLPYGGAGVLMLSMEEKGRKRQRLKGYDYKTPGFYFITTVVKTRPQILGKIKRNMFVLSDLGAIILGCWHDLPVHYSGIDLDAFIVMPDHLHGIIHLIEPEKNLSEIMRGFKSNSSWRINKRFPGRFEWQRSFYDHIIRNERDLQRVRNYIYFNVQKHKGHIGKHSLDPLPV, from the coding sequence ATGCCAACTTGGTTTCTTCCATATGGGGGTGCGGGTGTGTTAATGTTAAGTATGGAAGAAAAAGGAAGGAAAAGACAACGGCTTAAAGGATACGACTACAAAACACCAGGATTTTACTTTATTACAACGGTAGTAAAGACAAGGCCCCAGATCCTAGGCAAGATTAAGAGAAATATGTTTGTCTTAAGTGACTTAGGCGCAATCATATTGGGTTGTTGGCATGACTTACCTGTTCATTATTCCGGAATAGATTTGGATGCCTTCATTGTAATGCCAGACCATTTGCATGGGATAATTCACCTGATTGAACCAGAAAAAAACTTGTCTGAAATCATGAGAGGATTTAAATCGAACTCATCATGGAGGATAAACAAGAGGTTTCCCGGCAGATTCGAATGGCAAAGATCTTTTTACGACCATATTATTCGGAATGAAAGAGATCTACAACGTGTTCGTAATTACATATACTTTAACGTGCAAAAGCACAAAGGACATATTGGTAAGCACTCTCTGGACCCCCTGCCGGTCTAG
- a CDS encoding zinc ribbon domain-containing protein, translating to MKYDYVCQSCKHEFEVELKLSELGKKKIVCPKCKSPDCKKIIKPVSIGSSGCSGACATCPGCGH from the coding sequence ATGAAATATGATTATGTCTGCCAGTCGTGTAAGCATGAATTCGAAGTAGAGCTTAAGCTTTCTGAGCTTGGTAAGAAAAAAATTGTGTGTCCAAAGTGCAAAAGTCCTGACTGCAAAAAGATAATAAAACCAGTTAGTATAGGAAGCAGCGGTTGTAGTGGAGCTTGTGCAACATGTCCTGGTTGCGGACACTAA
- a CDS encoding FAD-dependent oxidoreductase, with amino-acid sequence MSAQTYDLIIIGAGPAGYTASVYSSRYRISNVVIGSIPGGLATEAHNVCNFPTEKSISGIGLMQKMKEVVENNAAEIVIDEVISIEKETECFVVKTGLGKEYTSKAVLIATGTYHKKLGIKGELSLVGKGVSYCATCDGPFYKDKIVGVIGGANAANMASLYLSGVAKKVYQFVRSTQKGDQVLIDSINKKENIEVLLKTEVEVVLGEDKVTGVRLASPHDGQSEILLDGIFIEVGTTPATAFTQGLGLSVDLDGYIVVKPDQATNVDGIWAAGDITTNSNKYHQIITACSEGAIAASSIAQWIRK; translated from the coding sequence ATGTCAGCGCAAACTTATGATCTTATAATAATAGGCGCGGGTCCGGCGGGATATACCGCATCGGTGTATTCATCCCGCTATCGAATTAGTAATGTAGTAATAGGCTCTATTCCCGGCGGGCTTGCAACAGAAGCTCACAATGTGTGCAATTTCCCAACAGAAAAAAGCATATCAGGAATTGGGCTTATGCAAAAAATGAAAGAGGTTGTGGAGAATAATGCAGCTGAGATTGTGATTGATGAAGTTATTTCAATAGAAAAAGAGACCGAGTGCTTTGTTGTAAAAACAGGTTTGGGAAAAGAATATACTTCAAAGGCAGTGCTAATTGCTACTGGAACATATCATAAAAAACTTGGTATTAAGGGCGAGCTAAGTCTTGTGGGAAAAGGCGTTAGCTACTGTGCCACCTGTGATGGTCCATTTTACAAAGATAAAATTGTAGGAGTAATTGGTGGAGCCAACGCAGCAAACATGGCAAGTTTGTATTTGTCCGGAGTTGCTAAGAAAGTCTATCAGTTTGTGCGAAGCACCCAAAAGGGTGATCAGGTTTTAATCGATTCCATAAATAAAAAAGAAAATATTGAAGTGCTATTAAAAACCGAGGTTGAAGTTGTCTTGGGAGAAGATAAAGTTACAGGTGTTAGGCTTGCGTCACCTCATGATGGGCAGAGCGAAATTCTGCTAGACGGTATATTTATCGAGGTTGGAACCACACCTGCTACAGCATTTACTCAAGGGCTAGGGCTTAGTGTTGATTTGGATGGATATATTGTAGTCAAACCTGATCAGGCAACCAATGTGGATGGAATTTGGGCTGCCGGCGATATAACTACAAATTCAAATAAGTATCATCAAATCATCACGGCTTGTAGCGAAGGCGCTATTGCCGCGAGTAGCATTGCCCAATGGATTCGTAAATGA
- a CDS encoding cell division/cell wall cluster transcriptional repressor MraZ — MLIGEFMQKVGEKKRIAIPYDLRKELKGKLYITRGYENSLVLVNKDRFEKITSEITNGSIINNFVRDTARILVGGAKEILPDTQGRFVIPDNLFKYAQIQKEVVFVGLLNWIEVWSTESWQKRLSYLDTHGEEIAQKLTNQNRNE, encoded by the coding sequence ATGCTAATAGGTGAATTCATGCAAAAGGTTGGAGAAAAAAAACGCATAGCAATTCCGTATGATCTACGAAAAGAGCTAAAAGGTAAGTTATATATAACTCGTGGGTACGAAAATTCTTTAGTGCTCGTTAACAAGGATCGCTTTGAAAAGATAACAAGCGAAATCACAAACGGCTCAATAATTAATAATTTTGTCAGGGATACTGCCAGAATCTTGGTTGGTGGCGCAAAAGAAATATTACCCGATACTCAGGGTCGATTTGTGATCCCGGACAATCTCTTTAAATATGCACAAATACAAAAAGAGGTAGTCTTTGTCGGACTTCTTAACTGGATAGAAGTCTGGAGCACGGAAAGCTGGCAGAAACGACTTTCTTATCTTGACACACATGGTGAAGAAATTGCACAAAAACTTACAAACCAAAACAGAAATGAATAA